A stretch of DNA from Limnohabitans sp. MORI2:
AGTGTGAGTTATTTGGAGTTTATTTTTTTGATGTAAATGTTTTCTTGCATGACTATGCTTCTCAAACGAATTGTGATTTTGAATCTACTTATTCTGATGATGCTCATCCGAAGGCTGAATTGTCTTTTTCGCTCGGTTTATTCTTGGCTAGTCACTTAGTTGATTTGAATATTAAAATTGCGAATTCGGATCCTAATCTTGTCGATTTATTTCAAGTTTTTTGTCCTGCAACAGACTCGGGGTTTTTAAATTTTCCAGAGATTACTTCTCGAAGAATCACAAATAGTTTAGTTGACTTACCAGTTGTTGCTATTGATTGTGGATCTTCTGAGATTACATTTGAGCCATTGAAAGGTTTTTTTCCTCTTGGTTTTTTCTTTAACGCTGCGGGCTCTAAAGGTGCATTTAAGATTGTTGGGGCTACTGAATTAGTAAAAAATTTGGGTTTAAATAACTTTGTCGAAGGATCTAATATAGTTTGGGCACGTCCTATTCATGGCCTAATTTCGCCCTCGCAAGAGGGTGGGTATAAAATATATTCAACTGATGAATCCTCGTTTGAGGAAACGGAGCATTGTGCTAGCTTAAATTCGTATTGCCGTAATCCATCATTTGAACTTATTTATATTATTTTTGTTGACTATTTAAAACTGTTTGGGGATCAGTCGGGAGAATGGTTTCTTTCAAAGTTTGATCATTTAAATGCTGATTTGATTGCTTGTCGTGCTTATTCTGCTGACTATGCTGCTATTAGTAAATTTTTAATAGGTCGATTATCTGGTATGGAAAATTTGGCTTTGAATGCTCATGCATCTCAAAGTAGTCTATCTCCGCATTCTACGGCCGACGGTGCTGGTGGTGGCTGTAATGGAAATATTACTGGAGGTTTTGGGTTTCATACTGATAAGCAATTCAATCCTTGGTGGATGTTGGATTTTGAGAAGATTATTAATGTGAGTTTGGTTGTTATATACAACCGTATGGACGCAGCTTCCGAGCGCGCTAATTCTCTTCGTTTATTTGTTTCTGACGATGGTGAAAAATGGTTCCAGATTTATAATAATAAAGGGAAAGGTTTGGTGGG
This window harbors:
- a CDS encoding discoidin domain-containing protein, which encodes MTNINTILVIGESNSVMRNGWVSGFSSFNPDLTIVNKSIGSTGIFNSIRVISESIDQGFDLIVVDSFINDSIFFIADPLLYRRILKSVFSSLSNKFKSRIVYLCFGGKYIDSSKLLLKKVLEEECELFGVYFFDVNVFLHDYASQTNCDFESTYSDDAHPKAELSFSLGLFLASHLVDLNIKIANSDPNLVDLFQVFCPATDSGFLNFPEITSRRITNSLVDLPVVAIDCGSSEITFEPLKGFFPLGFFFNAAGSKGAFKIVGATELVKNLGLNNFVEGSNIVWARPIHGLISPSQEGGYKIYSTDESSFEETEHCASLNSYCRNPSFELIYIIFVDYLKLFGDQSGEWFLSKFDHLNADLIACRAYSADYAAISKFLIGRLSGMENLALNAHASQSSLSPHSTADGAGGGCNGNITGGFGFHTDKQFNPWWMLDFEKIINVSLVVIYNRMDAASERANSLRLFVSDDGEKWFQIYNNKGKGLVGGLFNNSHNPLVIPFPSGFSLRFIKIDLPGEQILHLDEIQVF